One genomic segment of Impatiens glandulifera chromosome 6, dImpGla2.1, whole genome shotgun sequence includes these proteins:
- the LOC124941560 gene encoding uncharacterized protein LOC124941560 codes for MKKMDELNTLGVEGCAIVEEENQEVCPNEAKAERVVARFNMMPDVNLSKRMKNQEVNFNKIISDLEGKLNKQIKANKEKESTLLMYGYLNGEVSHERKLGVDEYNDLNRVIGQKLEEIGERMRAFSAVQDSVNPSRVNGDVAE; via the coding sequence ATGAAGAAGATGGATGAACTCAACACCCTTGGCGTTGAAGGATGCGCGATTGTGGAGGAGGAAAATCAAGAGGTTTGTCCCAACGAGGCAAAGGCTGAGAGAGTGGTGGCCCGATTTAACATGATGCCAGATGTGAATCTCTCCAAAAGGATGAAAAATCAGGAggtaaattttaataaaataatttctgaTTTAGAGGGGAAACTGAATAAACAAATCAAAGctaataaagaaaaagagagtACTTTGCTGATGTATGGTTACCTTAATGGAGAAGTGAGTCATGAAAGAAAATTGGGAGTGGATGAGTACAATGATCTTAATAGGGTGATTGGTCAaaagttggaagaaattggTGAGAGGATGCGAGCGTTTTCGGCGGTTCAAGATTCAGTTAATCCTTCAAGGGTTAACGGAGATGTAGCTGAATGA
- the LOC124941755 gene encoding G patch domain-containing protein 8, with translation MRLEIRIPKDKMNHQRWYNSRQGTNPGDTLPEKVDETSLEDLVEDFYLPINHRPTENVDLDNVEQASLDTQLSSSNIGFRLLQKMGWKGKGLGKDEQGITEPIRSGMRDAKLGVGKQEEDDFYTAEENIQRKKLDVELEETEEIAKKREVIAERVQKIETEVQDIRKVFFCQLCNKQYKFAVEFEAHLSSYDHNHKKRFKEMREMHGASSRDDRQKREQQRQEKEMAKFTQMADARKQQQNDNKTDNNSPSITAAGNLATAVADQDQRKTLKFGFSSKIAPTKMSNSSSIKKKAKIPIASVFGNDSDEDQ, from the exons ATGAGATTAGAAATTCGAATCCCTAAA GATAAAATGAATCACCAAAGATGGTATAACAGCAGACAAGGAACGAATCCGGGAGATACACTGCCGGAAAAGGTGGAT GAGACAAGTCTTGAGGATCTTGTAGAAGACTTTTATCTGCCAATTAATCACAGGCCTACTGAAAATGTTGATCTAGATAATGTAGAACAAGCTTCATTGGATACACAATTGTCATCTTCTAACATTGGATTTAGGCTTCTTCAAAAGATGGGTTGGAAAGGAAAAGGTCTTGGGAAGGATGAACAAG GAATAACTGAGCCAATAAGGTCTGGTATGCGAGATGCAAAACTGGGAGTTGGCAAACAggaagaggatgatttttatacTGCTGAAGAAAATATCCAAAGGAAGAAACTTGACGTGGAGTTAGAGGAGACGGAGGAGATTGCTAAGAAACGAGAG GTTATAGCAGAGCGAGTGCAGAAAATTGAGACTGAAGTTCAAGACATCCGTAAAGTGTTCTTTTGTCAGCTCTGCAACAAGCAGTACAAATTTGCTGTGGAGTTTGAAGCTCACCTGAGCTCGTACGATCACAATCATAAGAAG CGATTCAAAGAGATGAGAGAAATGCATGGAGCTAGCAGCCGTGATGACAGGCAGAAAAGAGAACAACAACGTCAGGAGAAGGAGATGGCGAAATTTACTCAGAT GGCTGACGCCCGTAAGCAGCAGCAAAACGACAACAAGACAGATAATAATAGTCCTTCAATTACTGCTGCTGGAAATCTTGCTACTGCAGTTGCAGATCAAGATCAACGCAAGACATTGAAGTTTGGATTTTCCTCAAAAATTGCTCCAACAAAG ATGTCAAACAGTAGCTCGATAAAGAAGAAGGCAAAGATTCCAATAGCTTCAGTTTTCGGGAATGATAGTGACGAAGATCAGTGA